A genomic window from Sphingobacterium spiritivorum includes:
- the surE gene encoding 5'/3'-nucleotidase SurE yields MVKKKPTILVVNDDGITAPGIKVLIEEMQKLGHVVVVAPDSPQSGMGHAITIGKPLRLDKVSLYEGVEMYKCSGTPVDCVKLAVNKIFKGKKPDICVSGINHGLNNSINVLYSGTMSAAVEGAIESIPSIGFSLDDFTYDANFDPCRPYILSITQQVLNNGLPKNTLLNVNFPKGNDIKGIKICRQAGARWVEEFDERVDPHNRDYFWLTGKFQLEDRGEDTDAHALNHGYVSVVPTQYDMTAHHAIPELNSWSFDV; encoded by the coding sequence ATGGTAAAAAAGAAGCCAACCATATTAGTGGTTAATGATGACGGTATAACAGCACCGGGAATAAAGGTGCTTATCGAAGAAATGCAAAAACTGGGACATGTGGTCGTCGTCGCTCCTGACAGCCCGCAATCGGGAATGGGACATGCGATCACTATCGGAAAACCTTTGCGACTGGATAAAGTAAGCCTTTATGAAGGAGTAGAAATGTACAAATGCTCCGGTACTCCGGTAGATTGCGTAAAACTGGCCGTAAATAAGATTTTCAAAGGTAAAAAGCCTGATATCTGTGTATCAGGCATCAATCACGGACTTAATAATTCTATTAATGTCCTGTACTCCGGGACAATGTCTGCTGCGGTGGAAGGGGCTATAGAATCTATCCCTTCTATCGGATTTTCTCTGGATGACTTTACTTACGATGCTAACTTTGATCCCTGCAGGCCTTATATATTGAGTATAACTCAACAGGTACTCAACAACGGATTGCCAAAGAATACCTTATTAAACGTCAATTTTCCGAAAGGAAACGATATTAAAGGAATTAAGATCTGCCGTCAGGCAGGAGCACGTTGGGTAGAGGAGTTCGATGAACGTGTAGATCCGCACAACCGGGATTATTTCTGGCTTACCGGCAAATTTCAGCTGGAAGACCGCGGAGAAGACACAGATGCACATGCTCTCAATCATGGATATGTATCTGTCGTTCCGACACAATATGACATGACTGCACATCATGCTATTCCGGAGTTGAATTCTTGGAGTTTTGATGTTTAA
- a CDS encoding CsbD family protein, translating into MSKLTWEGRWNELKGKVKQSYADLTDDDLLYEEGKADELLGRIQKKTGKTKEEVENWFNSL; encoded by the coding sequence ATGAGTAAATTAACATGGGAAGGCCGTTGGAACGAATTAAAAGGTAAGGTTAAACAGTCGTATGCAGATTTGACAGATGATGATTTGTTGTACGAAGAAGGAAAAGCCGATGAACTGTTGGGCCGCATTCAAAAGAAAACTGGAAAAACGAAGGAAGAAGTAGAAAACTGGTTCAACAGTTTGTAA
- the kduI gene encoding 5-dehydro-4-deoxy-D-glucuronate isomerase encodes MKTIFESRYAIGPQESKTLDTAGLRKNFLIEKLFDADQIHFVYTHYDRYMAGGAMPVSGKIKLDTIPELLKEEYFLSRRELGIINVGGKGSVEVDGTVYELDYKEALYIGKGNKEIFFSSEDTQKPAKFYMNSTPAHRSFPTKKVTKETAIKKELGTLETANHRTINQMLLNTVLETCQLQMGMTELQPGSVWNTMPAHTHDRRMEVYFYFEVPQEQSVCHFMGQPDETRHIWMQNDQAVISPPWSIHSGAGTSNYTFIWGMAGENLDYDDMDKVAINELK; translated from the coding sequence ATGAAAACAATATTTGAATCCAGATACGCCATCGGTCCTCAGGAAAGCAAAACTCTTGACACCGCCGGTCTCAGAAAAAACTTTTTGATAGAAAAGCTCTTTGATGCAGATCAAATTCATTTTGTATATACACACTATGATCGTTATATGGCCGGAGGCGCAATGCCTGTATCCGGAAAAATCAAATTAGATACGATTCCTGAATTATTGAAAGAAGAGTATTTTTTGAGTCGCCGTGAATTGGGTATTATCAATGTCGGCGGAAAAGGTTCGGTAGAGGTTGACGGAACAGTATATGAACTGGATTATAAAGAGGCGCTCTATATAGGAAAAGGAAATAAAGAGATTTTCTTTAGCAGTGAGGATACTCAAAAACCAGCCAAATTCTATATGAATTCCACTCCGGCACACCGTAGTTTTCCAACGAAAAAAGTAACAAAGGAAACAGCCATCAAAAAAGAACTGGGAACATTGGAAACGGCGAATCACCGTACCATTAATCAAATGCTACTGAATACGGTACTGGAAACTTGCCAGCTGCAGATGGGAATGACTGAGCTTCAGCCGGGCTCTGTCTGGAACACGATGCCGGCACATACACACGACCGCCGCATGGAAGTCTATTTTTACTTCGAAGTGCCTCAGGAGCAATCCGTATGTCACTTTATGGGACAACCGGATGAAACAAGACATATCTGGATGCAAAATGATCAGGCCGTAATATCTCCGCCATGGTCCATACACTCAGGAGCTGGAACAAGTAATTATACTTTTATCTGGGGAATGGCCGGTGAAAACCTGGACTATGATGATATGGACAAAGTGGCCATTAACGAATTAAAATAA
- a CDS encoding DUF4861 family protein, translated as MKKTFIAAFVALALAHSLSAQQKIVVKNPGNHSRHELISIPYSSFTKHFKVDSVFTIVNAADGSEVAHQLEKLGQSSPQNVLVEVSVGKQQELTLMVKPQKGATFQVRTYARYVPERKDDFAWENDIAAYRAYGKALEGTSEDAQGFDFWSKRTSELVINEWYKTGDYHADHGKGLDYYSVGQTLGVGDLALFVNGNIKFTKHYRKFEVLDNGPIRSTFRLIFEPEEIEGNTIELSKTISIDAGSQLNKIQVELKNNKKSSTAVVIGLSRRGEEKPAYQFANNSLAYWEPTLTDKGTTGTAVLFGKDKITLDTKDPKQFLVHTTIPGNKKFVYYNGAAWDRAGKITSAQKWFDYVKKQQQNISKPLKVTLK; from the coding sequence ATGAAAAAGACATTCATAGCCGCTTTTGTAGCTCTTGCTCTTGCACACTCTTTATCCGCACAGCAAAAAATTGTAGTTAAAAACCCGGGTAATCATTCGCGTCATGAACTGATAAGTATCCCTTATTCCTCGTTCACAAAGCATTTTAAAGTAGATTCCGTATTTACGATTGTCAATGCTGCTGACGGTTCCGAAGTTGCACATCAACTTGAAAAACTGGGACAGTCTTCTCCGCAGAATGTTCTGGTGGAAGTCAGCGTTGGTAAACAACAGGAACTGACTTTAATGGTAAAACCTCAAAAAGGAGCTACTTTTCAGGTACGGACCTATGCAAGGTATGTCCCTGAGCGGAAAGATGATTTTGCCTGGGAAAATGATATTGCGGCATACAGAGCCTATGGCAAAGCATTAGAAGGTACAAGTGAAGATGCACAAGGTTTCGATTTTTGGTCAAAAAGAACATCTGAACTGGTTATTAATGAATGGTACAAAACAGGCGATTATCATGCAGATCATGGCAAAGGTCTGGACTATTATTCAGTAGGTCAGACTTTAGGTGTCGGTGATCTGGCCTTATTTGTCAATGGAAATATAAAGTTTACCAAACATTACCGCAAATTTGAAGTGCTGGACAATGGCCCTATCCGGTCGACATTCAGATTGATATTCGAACCTGAGGAAATTGAAGGAAACACGATTGAACTCTCCAAAACAATATCTATTGATGCAGGGTCTCAGCTCAATAAAATACAGGTAGAGCTGAAAAACAATAAGAAATCTTCTACAGCTGTCGTAATAGGGCTATCCCGCAGAGGTGAAGAAAAACCAGCTTATCAATTTGCAAACAACAGTCTTGCGTATTGGGAACCGACATTAACTGACAAAGGAACTACCGGCACAGCTGTATTGTTCGGAAAAGATAAAATAACGCTAGATACTAAGGATCCTAAACAGTTTCTGGTACACACGACTATTCCCGGAAATAAGAAATTCGTTTACTATAACGGTGCTGCCTGGGATAGAGCCGGAAAAATCACATCTGCACAGAAATGGTTTGATTATGTAAAGAAGCAACAACAAAATATTAGCAAACCGCTAAAGGTTACGCTGAAATAA
- a CDS encoding SDR family oxidoreductase has product MSITQMFDLTGKTALVTGCKRGIGKAIAEALAEAGADIIGVSASLELQDSAVEKSVKAIGRKFSAYQADFSDRKDLYAFIEKVKAEHPQIDILFNNAGNILRKPVAEHPDEYWDQIIEINQNAQFILTREIGKEMIARGSGKIVFTASLLTFQGGINVPGYAASKGAIGSLVKAFSNEWASKGVNVNAFAPGYIATDNTEALRDDPERSKSILDRIPAGRWGQPEDFKGPAVFLASQASDYVHGTILTVDGGWMGR; this is encoded by the coding sequence ATGTCCATAACCCAAATGTTTGACCTGACAGGGAAAACAGCTCTCGTAACGGGCTGTAAAAGAGGTATCGGAAAAGCCATAGCCGAAGCACTTGCTGAGGCCGGAGCAGATATTATAGGTGTATCTGCATCCTTAGAACTGCAGGACTCTGCGGTAGAAAAATCCGTTAAAGCTATCGGAAGAAAATTCAGCGCATATCAGGCAGATTTTTCCGACAGAAAAGACCTGTATGCTTTTATTGAAAAGGTCAAAGCAGAACATCCGCAGATTGATATTCTTTTTAATAATGCCGGTAATATCCTGAGAAAACCTGTTGCAGAACATCCGGACGAATACTGGGATCAGATTATCGAAATCAATCAAAATGCACAATTTATACTGACCCGCGAAATCGGAAAAGAGATGATTGCCAGAGGATCCGGTAAAATTGTATTTACAGCTTCTCTGCTGACATTCCAGGGGGGAATCAATGTTCCGGGATATGCCGCTTCAAAAGGAGCAATAGGCTCTCTTGTAAAAGCTTTCTCCAATGAATGGGCTTCCAAAGGAGTCAATGTGAATGCATTTGCTCCGGGATATATTGCAACGGACAATACGGAAGCACTCCGAGACGATCCTGAAAGATCAAAATCTATATTAGATCGTATTCCTGCAGGAAGATGGGGACAACCGGAAGATTTTAAAGGTCCTGCCGTTTTCTTAGCGTCTCAGGCATCTGACTATGTACACGGTACCATTCTTACCGTAGATGGCGGATGGATGGGAAGATAG
- a CDS encoding ExbD/TolR family protein: MAELSLKQQNTGKKERRSIRARAMPKVDLTAMVDLAFLLITFFMLTTSLNTPNNLAVAMPDKGPITEPVLINEDRTINLLLGDHNEITYYKGADQHPKSRPVKVSYGKLGLRELLIKLKTEIFQGTGGQDMIVLIKPGNESVTKDLVDVLDEIQIADVRRFMITKMSEKEKEML, encoded by the coding sequence ATGGCAGAGCTAAGTCTTAAACAACAAAACACCGGAAAAAAGGAACGAAGAAGTATCAGGGCAAGGGCAATGCCTAAAGTAGATCTGACGGCTATGGTAGATCTGGCATTTTTACTGATTACCTTTTTTATGCTGACCACTTCATTGAATACACCCAATAATCTGGCTGTCGCTATGCCGGATAAGGGACCCATTACCGAACCGGTATTGATCAATGAGGACCGCACCATCAATCTTTTATTGGGAGATCATAATGAAATCACCTATTATAAAGGTGCTGATCAGCATCCAAAGAGCAGACCTGTAAAGGTTTCATATGGTAAACTGGGACTGAGAGAGCTATTGATAAAGCTAAAAACGGAGATTTTCCAAGGCACAGGCGGCCAGGATATGATTGTGCTGATCAAGCCCGGAAATGAATCTGTGACAAAGGATCTGGTAGATGTTCTGGATGAGATTCAGATAGCAGATGTCCGGCGGTTTATGATTACAAAGATGTCTGAAAAAGAAAAGGAAATGCTCTAA
- the nadD gene encoding nicotinate (nicotinamide) nucleotide adenylyltransferase, translating into MKKVGLFFGSFNPVHVGHLIIANYMANHTALDEVWFVVSPQNPFKKKASLADPYDRLEMVNLAIEDTENLRCSNIEFNLPVPSYTIDTLVHLSEKYPDKQFHLIMGQDNLESLQKWKNIDIILRDYHIYVYPRPGYNSGDLKDHPSITLTDTPLMELSSTFIRKAIQEGKDIKFFTPDKVIEFIDKKGLYTK; encoded by the coding sequence ATGAAGAAGGTTGGGCTTTTCTTTGGATCTTTCAATCCGGTACATGTAGGACATTTGATCATTGCCAATTATATGGCCAATCATACTGCTCTGGATGAAGTTTGGTTTGTGGTATCGCCTCAGAATCCTTTTAAAAAGAAAGCATCTTTGGCGGATCCTTATGATCGACTGGAGATGGTGAATCTGGCTATTGAAGATACGGAAAACTTAAGGTGCAGTAACATCGAGTTTAATCTTCCTGTGCCATCTTATACTATAGATACACTTGTACACTTATCTGAGAAATATCCGGATAAGCAGTTTCACCTTATTATGGGGCAGGATAATCTGGAATCTCTCCAGAAATGGAAGAATATTGATATTATTCTGCGGGATTATCATATCTATGTATACCCACGGCCAGGATATAATTCCGGCGATCTGAAAGATCATCCTTCTATAACCCTCACCGATACCCCTTTAATGGAATTGTCTTCTACTTTTATACGAAAGGCCATTCAGGAAGGCAAGGATATTAAATTTTTCACACCGGATAAGGTTATAGAATTTATTGACAAAAAAGGTCTTTATACTAAATAG
- the gmk gene encoding guanylate kinase, whose translation MKGKLIIFSAPSGAGKTTIVRHLLNKYPDKIEFSISASTREPRGEEVDGKDYYFISKEEFLHKIAKQEFIEFEEVYSGTFYGTLRSEVERIWEKGKHVIFDIDVVGGLRLRSKFPDQALSIFVQPPSLEVLKDRLRGRGTDSEDKLKERFAKAEHELSFADRFDVILKNYDLDTACAEAEKLLLDFIGKD comes from the coding sequence ATGAAAGGAAAGTTAATCATTTTTTCTGCACCATCAGGAGCAGGAAAAACAACCATAGTAAGACACTTATTAAATAAATATCCGGATAAAATAGAATTTTCGATTTCGGCCAGCACGCGTGAACCTCGTGGAGAGGAAGTGGATGGAAAAGATTATTATTTTATTTCGAAAGAAGAATTTTTGCATAAAATCGCAAAACAGGAATTCATTGAGTTTGAAGAAGTTTATTCGGGTACATTTTACGGCACACTTCGTTCAGAGGTAGAGCGTATCTGGGAAAAAGGGAAACACGTTATCTTTGATATAGATGTAGTCGGCGGTTTGCGCCTGCGATCCAAATTTCCGGACCAGGCACTTTCTATATTTGTACAACCACCTTCTCTGGAAGTATTGAAGGATCGGTTAAGAGGTCGTGGCACTGATAGCGAAGATAAGTTAAAAGAGCGTTTTGCAAAAGCAGAGCATGAGTTGTCTTTTGCTGATCGGTTTGATGTCATCCTCAAAAATTATGATCTGGATACGGCATGTGCTGAAGCAGAAAAATTACTGTTAGATTTTATCGGTAAAGATTAA
- a CDS encoding YicC/YloC family endoribonuclease — MIKSMTGYGIGTHDNEKVKYSVEIKSLNSKFLELNIRLPKAVSDKELTLRGECGKLIERGKVNVMVNVEYTDQTAKASNINAALLKKYYEQLQDIALELGDKQASLFALALDMPEVVTNNDDTVDEEEGGILMAAFKEAVNQFNIFREKEGVVLRNDLEQRVQFILDYLTSVEAKETSRIPLIRERISQYMDEVVGKENIDKNRFEQELIYYIDKLDITEEKVRLRSHCNYFLEALNAPDSNGKKLGFISQEMGREINTLGSKANNAEIQQIVVRMKEELEKIKEQLLNVL, encoded by the coding sequence ATGATAAAATCAATGACCGGGTATGGTATTGGCACTCATGACAATGAAAAGGTTAAGTATAGTGTTGAAATAAAATCCCTCAATTCAAAATTCTTAGAGCTTAATATCCGTCTTCCTAAGGCGGTTTCCGATAAAGAGCTGACCCTTCGCGGAGAATGTGGTAAGCTTATTGAAAGAGGGAAAGTCAACGTGATGGTAAACGTTGAGTATACCGATCAGACAGCAAAGGCCTCAAATATTAATGCTGCTCTCTTAAAAAAGTATTACGAACAACTTCAGGACATTGCTTTAGAACTTGGGGATAAACAGGCTTCCTTGTTTGCTTTGGCTTTGGATATGCCCGAAGTAGTCACCAATAATGATGACACGGTTGATGAAGAAGAAGGCGGTATATTGATGGCTGCATTTAAAGAAGCCGTTAATCAGTTTAATATATTCCGTGAAAAGGAAGGAGTGGTATTACGGAATGATCTGGAGCAGCGTGTACAGTTTATCCTCGATTATCTGACTTCAGTAGAAGCAAAAGAAACTTCCCGTATTCCGTTGATAAGAGAACGGATTAGTCAGTATATGGATGAAGTAGTCGGCAAAGAGAATATCGATAAGAACAGATTTGAACAAGAGCTGATTTATTATATCGATAAACTGGATATCACGGAAGAGAAAGTCCGCTTACGCAGTCATTGTAACTATTTTTTAGAAGCATTGAATGCACCGGATTCTAATGGTAAAAAACTTGGTTTTATCTCTCAGGAGATGGGAAGAGAAATCAATACTTTAGGATCAAAAGCTAATAATGCGGAGATACAGCAGATCGTGGTCCGTATGAAAGAGGAGTTGGAAAAAATTAAAGAACAGTTGCTAAACGTTTTATAG
- a CDS encoding CAP domain-containing protein — MKYLIVAIFSLVVHAAQAQRITTERDEAKDAYVLLNDIRSNPSKYRKQLGISDIQNVTRKALVWNKQLAKVAEERAYDMAKRDYFDHITPDGVGVNVQIAEGGYTLNKDWLKNIKANNFESIAANHPSAVEGIRALIIGKGSPGFMHRKHLLGMDKWNGSLQDIGIGYVRIPSGATYKSYLCVIIAKHDW; from the coding sequence ATGAAATATCTGATTGTAGCGATTTTTTCGCTGGTTGTTCATGCTGCGCAAGCACAACGTATTACCACAGAAAGAGATGAAGCGAAAGATGCGTATGTATTACTTAATGATATACGTAGTAATCCTTCTAAATACAGAAAGCAACTGGGAATATCGGATATACAAAATGTAACCCGGAAGGCATTGGTCTGGAATAAGCAATTAGCTAAAGTTGCAGAAGAAAGAGCCTATGATATGGCCAAAAGAGATTATTTTGACCACATTACACCTGATGGTGTAGGGGTGAATGTACAGATCGCAGAAGGAGGATATACTTTAAACAAAGACTGGTTAAAAAACATTAAAGCAAATAATTTTGAATCTATAGCTGCCAATCATCCTTCTGCTGTAGAAGGAATAAGAGCGCTGATCATCGGAAAGGGATCTCCCGGTTTTATGCACCGTAAACATTTGCTAGGTATGGATAAATGGAACGGATCGCTTCAGGATATAGGTATTGGATATGTCAGGATTCCTTCGGGAGCGACTTATAAAAGCTATCTCTGTGTTATAATCGCAAAGCATGACTGGTAA
- a CDS encoding DedA family protein produces MDLIAQLFDFIRHIDRHMVDIVNDYQAWTYVILFVIIFAETGLVVTPFLPGDSVLFATGVILAKQESQLSVWIMLVLLIAAAVLGDFVNYEIGKYFGKRLFKPDSKIFKPSYLLKTEQFYEKYGVKTIIYARFVPIVRTFAPFIAGIGKMPYSRFGSYNIIGGVLWVSLFLLTGYFFGQISFIQHNFSLVILLIITISVIPPVVEIVRNKSK; encoded by the coding sequence ATGGATCTGATTGCACAGCTTTTTGATTTTATACGACATATAGATCGGCATATGGTAGATATTGTCAATGATTACCAGGCATGGACATATGTTATACTATTTGTCATTATTTTTGCAGAAACAGGCCTTGTTGTAACTCCTTTCTTACCCGGAGATTCGGTTTTGTTTGCAACAGGAGTTATTTTAGCCAAGCAGGAAAGTCAGTTGTCAGTATGGATCATGCTTGTGTTGCTGATAGCTGCGGCTGTACTTGGTGATTTTGTAAATTATGAAATAGGTAAATACTTTGGTAAGCGATTGTTCAAACCTGATTCTAAGATTTTTAAACCCTCTTACTTATTAAAGACAGAACAATTTTATGAGAAATATGGTGTTAAAACTATAATATATGCTCGTTTTGTACCAATTGTAAGGACATTTGCTCCTTTCATTGCTGGTATTGGTAAGATGCCTTATTCCCGTTTTGGATCCTATAATATAATTGGGGGAGTATTGTGGGTGTCTCTTTTTCTTTTGACCGGTTATTTCTTTGGTCAGATTTCCTTTATACAGCATAACTTTTCTCTCGTTATTTTGCTTATTATAACTATATCGGTTATTCCTCCGGTTGTAGAGATTGTCAGAAATAAAAGCAAATAA
- a CDS encoding DedA family protein translates to MEVISSLIDFILHIDKHLVEIVNDYQTWTYLILFIIIFAETGFVVTPFLPGDSLLFATGAIIAKPETDLNIWLMWVLLMVAGILGDMVNYHIGKYIGPKAFSGKYRFLKKDYLDKTEKFYEKYGGKTIIYARFVPIVRTFAPFVAGVGSMSYRKFASYNIIGAIVWVSSFLFLGFKFGELEFVKKNFTYVILGIIVFSILPPVVEVIKEKFKKKEA, encoded by the coding sequence TTGGAAGTTATATCATCACTTATTGATTTTATTCTCCATATTGATAAACATCTGGTCGAGATCGTCAATGATTATCAAACGTGGACTTATCTGATTCTTTTCATTATTATTTTTGCAGAGACAGGTTTTGTAGTTACTCCTTTTTTACCGGGGGATTCTTTACTGTTTGCAACTGGAGCCATCATTGCCAAACCAGAAACAGATTTAAATATCTGGCTGATGTGGGTTTTACTGATGGTCGCCGGTATACTGGGTGATATGGTGAATTATCATATCGGAAAGTATATAGGACCCAAAGCCTTCAGCGGTAAGTACCGTTTTCTCAAAAAAGATTATCTTGACAAGACTGAAAAATTTTATGAAAAATACGGAGGTAAGACAATTATATATGCCCGTTTTGTACCTATTGTAAGGACATTTGCACCTTTTGTAGCGGGAGTAGGATCTATGTCATACCGCAAGTTTGCTTCCTATAATATTATCGGAGCGATTGTGTGGGTGTCTAGTTTCTTATTTCTGGGATTTAAGTTTGGAGAGTTAGAATTTGTAAAGAAAAATTTTACATATGTCATTCTTGGTATTATTGTATTCTCTATACTGCCTCCTGTAGTGGAAGTGATAAAAGAAAAATTTAAAAAGAAGGAAGCCTAA